A single window of Penaeus chinensis breed Huanghai No. 1 chromosome 9, ASM1920278v2, whole genome shotgun sequence DNA harbors:
- the LOC125028993 gene encoding kelch-like protein 12 isoform X2, with amino-acid sequence MMLVFRVSREDTGGSAGSRLSVWEREIELLACIVDGARETATGQSNVRRILNPAAPSRPILMPIVTWGMVEGVADSGWHATLTRGLHQAWEAGLFTDLVITAQDQVIHAHKVILAAASPYFRAMLTGCLVEGRTHTLELKDVPGSLLNIVLTYVYTGKATLTEHNVQDVLTLADYFQIHALKKLCCYHLKNHLVTRTCLNVHEVATLHRCHDLAADALSLASSQCSEVLVQPSFLTLQPDTILTLMKQPYLSVESEEELLKGVILWASKDPDERRKWLPVLCQKIDLSLLDSQTRLKYIATLEDRQLLTDDLKYIIAPIDVNSDTAEEGSDDQEETVKKTRYNSQEEVLLVMGGESNGRLLRNTECFAVGYSSWRCSIPEVAGRHNQHYHRLQVLPVMSHARAYCAVATHDNIVYVLGGQTNSQFLASCESYSVVTNSWRPLCDLPLPIHGAAAAFLDGALYVAGGKSMRQYEEKLWVYDVQRDTWVARGSLSSGRGHIGMAALHGSLYAVGGMSCVGGISQVLASCEKFDPGSDMWVPIASLSQARAYHGVAVINDHLYAIGGYDGARWLSSVERYDPLRDQWTTVSSMISPRSSFGVTVSRGRIYCLGGFSGESNLNTVEKYNPRTDMWHCVQSMQLRRYGLVAATVNVPGATQL; translated from the exons ATGATGTTAGTGTTTAGAGTGAGCCGGGAGGATACAGGTGGCTCGGCGGGGTCTAGactcagtgtgtgggagagagagatagagctactCGCTTGTATTGTAGACGGGGCGAGAGAGACAGCTACCGGGCAGAGCAACGTAAGGCGAATTCTGAATCCAGCAGCTCCCTCAAGACCAATTCTTATGCCTATTGTTACCTGGG GGATGGTAGAGGGCGTGGCGGACAGTGGCTGGCACGCGACCTTGACCCGCGGCCTGCACCAAGCATGGGAAGCGGGGCTCTTCACCGACCTGGTCATCACGGCGCAAGATCAGGTCATCCACGCGCACAAGGTCATCCTCGCCGCTGCTTCGCCCTATTTCAG AGCCATGCTGACAGGATGTCTTGTGGAAGGCAGAACTCACACCTTGGAGCTGAAAGACGTCCCTGGCTCTCTGCTTAACATTGTACTGACCTACGTGTACACAGGGAAAGCCACCCTCACTGAACACAATGTACAGGATGTTCTCACCTTGGCCGACTACTTTCAGATACATGCTCTGAAGAAACTCTGTTGCTATCACCTCAAG AACCACCTCGTAACCAGGACCTGCCTCAACGTACATGAAGTGGCAACCTTGCACCGTTGCCACGACTTAGCAGCGGACGCTCTTTCCCTCGCCAGTTCCCAGTGCTCTGAGGTTCTTGTACAGCCCTCATTCCTCACATTACAGCCTGACACAATACTCACTCTGATGAAGCAGCCTTACCTCAGTGTGGAGTCTGAAGAGGAACTGTTGAAG GGCGTCATACTCTGGGCTTCCAAGGATCCAGATGAGAGGCGAAAGTGGCTTCCAGTGCTGTGCCAAAAGATAGATCTCAGTCTGCTTGATTCACAGACAAGACTGAAGTACATTGCCACCTTAGAAGATAGACAGCTTTTAACAGATGATTTGAAGTACATCATAGCCCCAATAGATGTAAATTCGGATACTGCGGAAGAAGGTTCAGATGACCAAGAAGAAACAGTGAAAAAGACTAGATATAATTCCCAGGAAGAG GTATTGCTGGTAATGGGTGGAGAATCCAATGGCCGGTTATTACGTAACACAGAGTGCTTTGCTGTGGGCTATTCCTCTTGGCGGTGTAGTATACCAGAGGTAGCCGGCCGCCACAACCAACACTACCACCGATTACAAGTTCTTCCTGTTATGAGTCATGCTCGGGCTTATTGTGCTGTGGCTACTCATGATAACATTGTATATGTACTAG GTGGTCAGACGAACAGCCAGTTCCTGGCATCATGCGAAAGTTACAGTGTGGTGACCAACAGCTGGCGCCCACTTTGTGACTTGCCTCTCCCCATCCATGGTGCGGCGGCTGCCTTCCTTGATGGTGCTCTCTACGTTGCCGGTGGCAAGTCCATGCGGCAGTACGAAGAAAAACTCTGG GTGTATGATGTGCAACGTGACACATGGGTGGCTCGAGGATCTCTAAGTTCTGGAAGGGGACACATTGGCATGGCTGCTCTGCATGGATCCCTCTATGCTGTGGGTGGTATGAGTTGTGTGGGAGGAATCAGTCAGGTACTGGCTTCCTGTGAGAAATTTGACCCAGGTTCAGATATGTGGGTACCCATAG CTTCTCTCTCTCAAGCCCGAGCCTACCATGGAGTGGCAGTTATAAATGACCACCTTTACGCTATAGGAGGATATGATGGAGCACGATGGCTTAGCTCTGTTGAGCGCTATGACCCCCTTCGTGATCAGTGGACGACAG TGTCGTCCATGATCAGCCCTCGCAGCAGTTTCGGTGTGACTGTAAGTCGTGGAAGAATATATTGCCTGGGTGGCTTTAGTGGGGAGTCTAATCTCAATACTGTGGAGAAGTACAATCCCCGTACTGACATGTGGCACTGTGTTCAGTCCATGCAGCTGCGTCGGTATGGATTAGTCGCAGCCACAGTAAATGTTCCTGGAGCAACACAGCTTTAA
- the LOC125028993 gene encoding kelch-like protein 12 isoform X4 has product MVEGVADSGWHATLTRGLHQAWEAGLFTDLVITAQDQVIHAHKVILAAASPYFRAMLTGCLVEGRTHTLELKDVPGSLLNIVLTYVYTGKATLTEHNVQDVLTLADYFQIHALKKLCCYHLKNHLVTRTCLNVHEVATLHRCHDLAADALSLASSQCSEVLVQPSFLTLQPDTILTLMKQPYLSVESEEELLKGVILWASKDPDERRKWLPVLCQKIDLSLLDSQTRLKYIATLEDRQLLTDDLKYIIAPIDVNSDTAEEGSDDQEETVKKTRYNSQEEVLLVMGGESNGRLLRNTECFAVGYSSWRCSIPEVAGRHNQHYHRLQVLPVMSHARAYCAVATHDNIVYVLGGQTNSQFLASCESYSVVTNSWRPLCDLPLPIHGAAAAFLDGALYVAGGKSMRQYEEKLWVYDVQRDTWVARGSLSSGRGHIGMAALHGSLYAVGGMSCVGGISQVLASCEKFDPGSDMWVPIASLSQARAYHGVAVINDHLYAIGGYDGARWLSSVERYDPLRDQWTTVSSMISPRSSFGVTVSRGRIYCLGGFSGESNLNTVEKYNPRTDMWHCVQSMQLRRYGLVAATVNVPGATQL; this is encoded by the exons ATGGTAGAGGGCGTGGCGGACAGTGGCTGGCACGCGACCTTGACCCGCGGCCTGCACCAAGCATGGGAAGCGGGGCTCTTCACCGACCTGGTCATCACGGCGCAAGATCAGGTCATCCACGCGCACAAGGTCATCCTCGCCGCTGCTTCGCCCTATTTCAG AGCCATGCTGACAGGATGTCTTGTGGAAGGCAGAACTCACACCTTGGAGCTGAAAGACGTCCCTGGCTCTCTGCTTAACATTGTACTGACCTACGTGTACACAGGGAAAGCCACCCTCACTGAACACAATGTACAGGATGTTCTCACCTTGGCCGACTACTTTCAGATACATGCTCTGAAGAAACTCTGTTGCTATCACCTCAAG AACCACCTCGTAACCAGGACCTGCCTCAACGTACATGAAGTGGCAACCTTGCACCGTTGCCACGACTTAGCAGCGGACGCTCTTTCCCTCGCCAGTTCCCAGTGCTCTGAGGTTCTTGTACAGCCCTCATTCCTCACATTACAGCCTGACACAATACTCACTCTGATGAAGCAGCCTTACCTCAGTGTGGAGTCTGAAGAGGAACTGTTGAAG GGCGTCATACTCTGGGCTTCCAAGGATCCAGATGAGAGGCGAAAGTGGCTTCCAGTGCTGTGCCAAAAGATAGATCTCAGTCTGCTTGATTCACAGACAAGACTGAAGTACATTGCCACCTTAGAAGATAGACAGCTTTTAACAGATGATTTGAAGTACATCATAGCCCCAATAGATGTAAATTCGGATACTGCGGAAGAAGGTTCAGATGACCAAGAAGAAACAGTGAAAAAGACTAGATATAATTCCCAGGAAGAG GTATTGCTGGTAATGGGTGGAGAATCCAATGGCCGGTTATTACGTAACACAGAGTGCTTTGCTGTGGGCTATTCCTCTTGGCGGTGTAGTATACCAGAGGTAGCCGGCCGCCACAACCAACACTACCACCGATTACAAGTTCTTCCTGTTATGAGTCATGCTCGGGCTTATTGTGCTGTGGCTACTCATGATAACATTGTATATGTACTAG GTGGTCAGACGAACAGCCAGTTCCTGGCATCATGCGAAAGTTACAGTGTGGTGACCAACAGCTGGCGCCCACTTTGTGACTTGCCTCTCCCCATCCATGGTGCGGCGGCTGCCTTCCTTGATGGTGCTCTCTACGTTGCCGGTGGCAAGTCCATGCGGCAGTACGAAGAAAAACTCTGG GTGTATGATGTGCAACGTGACACATGGGTGGCTCGAGGATCTCTAAGTTCTGGAAGGGGACACATTGGCATGGCTGCTCTGCATGGATCCCTCTATGCTGTGGGTGGTATGAGTTGTGTGGGAGGAATCAGTCAGGTACTGGCTTCCTGTGAGAAATTTGACCCAGGTTCAGATATGTGGGTACCCATAG CTTCTCTCTCTCAAGCCCGAGCCTACCATGGAGTGGCAGTTATAAATGACCACCTTTACGCTATAGGAGGATATGATGGAGCACGATGGCTTAGCTCTGTTGAGCGCTATGACCCCCTTCGTGATCAGTGGACGACAG TGTCGTCCATGATCAGCCCTCGCAGCAGTTTCGGTGTGACTGTAAGTCGTGGAAGAATATATTGCCTGGGTGGCTTTAGTGGGGAGTCTAATCTCAATACTGTGGAGAAGTACAATCCCCGTACTGACATGTGGCACTGTGTTCAGTCCATGCAGCTGCGTCGGTATGGATTAGTCGCAGCCACAGTAAATGTTCCTGGAGCAACACAGCTTTAA
- the LOC125028993 gene encoding kelch-like protein 12 isoform X3 yields MPRLFTAFLSGTSPREVREAPASGMVEGVADSGWHATLTRGLHQAWEAGLFTDLVITAQDQVIHAHKVILAAASPYFRAMLTGCLVEGRTHTLELKDVPGSLLNIVLTYVYTGKATLTEHNVQDVLTLADYFQIHALKKLCCYHLKNHLVTRTCLNVHEVATLHRCHDLAADALSLASSQCSEVLVQPSFLTLQPDTILTLMKQPYLSVESEEELLKGVILWASKDPDERRKWLPVLCQKIDLSLLDSQTRLKYIATLEDRQLLTDDLKYIIAPIDVNSDTAEEGSDDQEETVKKTRYNSQEEVLLVMGGESNGRLLRNTECFAVGYSSWRCSIPEVAGRHNQHYHRLQVLPVMSHARAYCAVATHDNIVYVLGGQTNSQFLASCESYSVVTNSWRPLCDLPLPIHGAAAAFLDGALYVAGGKSMRQYEEKLWVYDVQRDTWVARGSLSSGRGHIGMAALHGSLYAVGGMSCVGGISQVLASCEKFDPGSDMWVPIASLSQARAYHGVAVINDHLYAIGGYDGARWLSSVERYDPLRDQWTTVSSMISPRSSFGVTVSRGRIYCLGGFSGESNLNTVEKYNPRTDMWHCVQSMQLRRYGLVAATVNVPGATQL; encoded by the exons ATGCCTCGCTTGTTCACTGCATTTTTATCTGGCACTTCCCCCCGTGAGGTTAGGGAGGCACCAGCGTCAG GGATGGTAGAGGGCGTGGCGGACAGTGGCTGGCACGCGACCTTGACCCGCGGCCTGCACCAAGCATGGGAAGCGGGGCTCTTCACCGACCTGGTCATCACGGCGCAAGATCAGGTCATCCACGCGCACAAGGTCATCCTCGCCGCTGCTTCGCCCTATTTCAG AGCCATGCTGACAGGATGTCTTGTGGAAGGCAGAACTCACACCTTGGAGCTGAAAGACGTCCCTGGCTCTCTGCTTAACATTGTACTGACCTACGTGTACACAGGGAAAGCCACCCTCACTGAACACAATGTACAGGATGTTCTCACCTTGGCCGACTACTTTCAGATACATGCTCTGAAGAAACTCTGTTGCTATCACCTCAAG AACCACCTCGTAACCAGGACCTGCCTCAACGTACATGAAGTGGCAACCTTGCACCGTTGCCACGACTTAGCAGCGGACGCTCTTTCCCTCGCCAGTTCCCAGTGCTCTGAGGTTCTTGTACAGCCCTCATTCCTCACATTACAGCCTGACACAATACTCACTCTGATGAAGCAGCCTTACCTCAGTGTGGAGTCTGAAGAGGAACTGTTGAAG GGCGTCATACTCTGGGCTTCCAAGGATCCAGATGAGAGGCGAAAGTGGCTTCCAGTGCTGTGCCAAAAGATAGATCTCAGTCTGCTTGATTCACAGACAAGACTGAAGTACATTGCCACCTTAGAAGATAGACAGCTTTTAACAGATGATTTGAAGTACATCATAGCCCCAATAGATGTAAATTCGGATACTGCGGAAGAAGGTTCAGATGACCAAGAAGAAACAGTGAAAAAGACTAGATATAATTCCCAGGAAGAG GTATTGCTGGTAATGGGTGGAGAATCCAATGGCCGGTTATTACGTAACACAGAGTGCTTTGCTGTGGGCTATTCCTCTTGGCGGTGTAGTATACCAGAGGTAGCCGGCCGCCACAACCAACACTACCACCGATTACAAGTTCTTCCTGTTATGAGTCATGCTCGGGCTTATTGTGCTGTGGCTACTCATGATAACATTGTATATGTACTAG GTGGTCAGACGAACAGCCAGTTCCTGGCATCATGCGAAAGTTACAGTGTGGTGACCAACAGCTGGCGCCCACTTTGTGACTTGCCTCTCCCCATCCATGGTGCGGCGGCTGCCTTCCTTGATGGTGCTCTCTACGTTGCCGGTGGCAAGTCCATGCGGCAGTACGAAGAAAAACTCTGG GTGTATGATGTGCAACGTGACACATGGGTGGCTCGAGGATCTCTAAGTTCTGGAAGGGGACACATTGGCATGGCTGCTCTGCATGGATCCCTCTATGCTGTGGGTGGTATGAGTTGTGTGGGAGGAATCAGTCAGGTACTGGCTTCCTGTGAGAAATTTGACCCAGGTTCAGATATGTGGGTACCCATAG CTTCTCTCTCTCAAGCCCGAGCCTACCATGGAGTGGCAGTTATAAATGACCACCTTTACGCTATAGGAGGATATGATGGAGCACGATGGCTTAGCTCTGTTGAGCGCTATGACCCCCTTCGTGATCAGTGGACGACAG TGTCGTCCATGATCAGCCCTCGCAGCAGTTTCGGTGTGACTGTAAGTCGTGGAAGAATATATTGCCTGGGTGGCTTTAGTGGGGAGTCTAATCTCAATACTGTGGAGAAGTACAATCCCCGTACTGACATGTGGCACTGTGTTCAGTCCATGCAGCTGCGTCGGTATGGATTAGTCGCAGCCACAGTAAATGTTCCTGGAGCAACACAGCTTTAA